A window of bacterium contains these coding sequences:
- a CDS encoding DNA polymerase IV, translated as MDAFFAAIEQRDNPEYRGKPVLVGGGSTRGVVAAASYEAREFGIHSAMPSVEARRRCPHAIFVRGRMSVYATESKRIFEIFRRYSPLVEGLSLDEAFIDLTGTEKLLGHPETAAANLRAEVRRETDLAVSTGIAPVKMVAKIASDLAKPDGMLSVSSERVRPFLDPLPVGRIWGIGPVARTRLERIGVATIGDLARTSDSALEAALGNWGPAAARLARGEDTREVESYREAKSYGEENTFGEDIADRGRLVTAIRAHSEAVARRLRRDEVRGRTITLKLKLARRLGAGKFPLLSRSTTLGEATDDGAQIAGVARELLTRSGLSEPVRLLGVSLSQLEPRGVEQLGLFETPGRSRRKLNHVVDEIQDRFGRTALERGIAPV; from the coding sequence ATGGACGCGTTCTTCGCGGCCATCGAGCAGCGCGACAATCCCGAATACCGCGGAAAACCCGTCCTCGTGGGGGGAGGGTCCACCCGCGGCGTCGTGGCGGCGGCGAGTTACGAAGCCCGGGAGTTCGGGATCCACTCGGCCATGCCGAGCGTCGAAGCCCGGCGTCGCTGTCCGCACGCGATTTTCGTACGCGGTCGGATGTCGGTGTACGCGACGGAGAGCAAGCGCATCTTCGAGATCTTTCGCCGTTACTCGCCGCTGGTCGAAGGGCTCTCGCTCGACGAGGCCTTTATCGATCTGACGGGAACCGAGAAGCTGCTCGGACATCCGGAAACCGCGGCGGCGAATCTGCGGGCCGAAGTGCGCCGCGAGACCGACCTGGCCGTGTCCACGGGCATCGCGCCGGTGAAGATGGTCGCGAAGATTGCCAGCGACCTGGCCAAGCCCGACGGCATGTTGAGCGTGAGCTCGGAGCGCGTGCGGCCGTTCCTCGATCCGCTTCCGGTCGGGCGCATCTGGGGGATCGGACCGGTGGCGCGCACCCGCCTCGAGCGCATCGGCGTGGCGACGATCGGCGATCTGGCGCGCACGAGTGACTCGGCCCTGGAAGCGGCGCTGGGAAACTGGGGACCGGCGGCCGCGCGGCTCGCTCGGGGCGAGGACACCCGCGAAGTCGAATCCTATCGCGAGGCGAAATCGTATGGCGAAGAAAATACCTTCGGCGAGGACATCGCGGATCGCGGACGTCTGGTGACCGCCATCCGCGCGCATTCGGAGGCGGTAGCGCGACGACTTCGCCGCGATGAAGTGCGCGGCCGCACCATCACCTTGAAGCTCAAACTCGCTCGCAGACTCGGCGCGGGCAAGTTTCCCCTGCTGTCGCGCTCGACCACGCTAGGGGAGGCCACCGACGATGGTGCGCAGATCGCCGGTGTCGCCCGCGAACTTCTGACGCGCTCCGGTCTTTCGGAACCGGTTCGACTGCTCGGTGTTTCTCTCTCACAGCTCGAACCTCGCGGGGTCGAGCAACTCGGGCTGTTCGAGACCCCCGGGCGCAGCAGGCGCAAGCTCAATCACGTGGTCGACGAGATTCAGGATCGCTTCGGTCGAACTGCGCTGGAGCGAGGAATTGCTCCGGTC
- a CDS encoding prohibitin family protein: MKRTRVLAIVLFALTGVACQQVDSGGQGVLFKRFGGGTSKEIFGEGVHIVPPWNYMVVYDVRTQDRPEKLHILTSNGLSVDMDLSIRYRPLKPELPTLHQTVGPRYYDTIIKPSVRSEVRKIVGNYTPEEIYSTKRDEVGDAIDGGVKKALMGRHVEVEAVLIRNVDLPEKLQHAISEKLEEEQRSEKMQFTLARERQEADRKRIEAQGIADFQKIVSQGISDQLLRWKGIEATELLAQSQNSKVVVIGSGDGGLPLILGGAN, translated from the coding sequence ATGAAGCGAACGCGTGTTCTCGCGATTGTACTATTTGCGTTGACCGGGGTTGCCTGCCAGCAGGTCGACTCCGGCGGTCAAGGTGTCCTCTTCAAGCGTTTCGGCGGCGGTACGAGCAAGGAGATCTTCGGCGAAGGCGTACACATCGTTCCGCCGTGGAACTACATGGTCGTCTATGACGTCCGAACGCAGGATCGCCCGGAGAAGCTGCACATCCTGACCAGCAATGGCCTGTCCGTCGACATGGACCTGTCGATCCGCTACCGGCCGCTCAAGCCTGAGCTTCCGACACTGCACCAGACGGTGGGTCCGCGTTACTACGACACGATCATCAAGCCCTCCGTTCGCAGCGAGGTGCGGAAGATCGTCGGAAACTATACGCCCGAGGAGATCTACTCGACCAAGCGCGACGAGGTCGGGGACGCGATCGATGGGGGCGTCAAGAAGGCCCTGATGGGCCGACATGTCGAGGTCGAGGCCGTCTTGATTCGCAACGTCGATCTGCCTGAGAAGCTGCAGCACGCCATCTCGGAGAAACTCGAAGAAGAGCAGCGCTCCGAGAAGATGCAATTCACGCTCGCGCGCGAACGCCAGGAGGCCGATCGAAAGCGCATCGAAGCGCAGGGAATTGCCGACTTCCAGAAGATCGTCTCGCAGGGCATCAGTGATCAGTTGCTGCGCTGGAAGGGTATCGAGGCCACGGAACTGCTGGCCCAGAGCCAGAATTCCAAGGTCGTGGTGATCGGTTCGGGAGACGGCGGATTGCCGTTGATTCTCGGAGGCGCGAACTGA
- a CDS encoding HAMP domain-containing histidine kinase, producing the protein MAGTSSRAANRPGFSPGGETQPDPTTLMIAEHLASIGTLVAGVAHEINNPITYVLGNLKELERLSGAMRSALQVYRDRLSECLGDAAETEIADIESKIEAAGGVELLDELIEDASEGAVRIRDLVRDLLSLSRGSERSTAPMPIEEVLDSTLRLVSRPLSARAELVREYRASRLIEADRAKLGQVFLNLINNAIDACPDGDESRIVVRTSDTPDGVRVEFEDSGPGIPEAIRPQVFAPFFSTKEPGEGTGIGLYISQRIVDDHGGSIGISESACGGTIIWVELPETPEPTRHGDSNGNP; encoded by the coding sequence ATGGCAGGGACCTCATCCAGAGCAGCGAATCGGCCCGGCTTTTCGCCCGGCGGGGAAACGCAGCCAGATCCCACCACATTGATGATCGCCGAGCACCTGGCGTCGATTGGCACGCTGGTGGCGGGCGTCGCCCACGAGATCAACAACCCTATCACCTACGTGCTGGGGAACCTGAAAGAGTTGGAACGGCTGTCCGGAGCCATGCGTTCGGCGCTTCAGGTGTACCGGGATCGGCTGAGCGAATGCCTGGGAGATGCGGCGGAAACGGAAATCGCCGACATCGAGAGCAAGATCGAAGCCGCCGGCGGGGTCGAATTGCTGGACGAACTAATCGAGGACGCCTCCGAGGGCGCGGTGCGCATCCGCGATCTGGTCCGCGATCTGCTTTCACTGAGCCGCGGATCCGAGCGCTCGACGGCACCCATGCCGATCGAAGAGGTCCTGGATTCCACACTGCGTCTGGTCTCCCGGCCGCTCTCGGCCCGGGCCGAACTGGTGCGCGAATACCGGGCCTCGCGGCTGATCGAAGCTGATCGCGCGAAGCTGGGACAGGTGTTCCTCAACCTGATCAACAACGCGATCGATGCCTGTCCGGACGGCGACGAGAGCCGGATCGTGGTGCGAACGAGCGACACGCCAGACGGCGTGCGAGTCGAATTCGAAGACAGCGGACCCGGAATTCCGGAGGCGATTCGCCCTCAGGTCTTCGCGCCGTTTTTCAGCACCAAGGAACCGGGCGAAGGCACGGGCATCGGCCTTTACATCAGCCAGCGGATCGTCGACGATCACGGCGGTTCGATCGGCATCAGCGAATCCGCCTGCGGTGGAACGATCATCTGGGTCGAGTTGCCGGAAACCCCGGAGCCCACCCGGCACGGAGACTCGAATGGCAACCCGTGA
- a CDS encoding cation:proton antiporter regulatory subunit, with amino-acid sequence MATRETELPGVGTKHTLDLATGDELVVVEHRSGNWELARSDEEGNTSSILTLQGKEAGELGRILAHGEVPEEDPRKQLLLDEFSLEWVKLDGDSALVGKTLISSDVRARTGVSVIALLREGGSLLNPPPETSFEADDTAVIIGRRDQVDRFLETFSPPRDTP; translated from the coding sequence ATGGCAACCCGTGAGACTGAGCTTCCCGGCGTCGGAACCAAGCACACACTCGACCTGGCCACGGGGGATGAACTCGTGGTCGTGGAACATCGCTCGGGCAACTGGGAACTGGCGCGAAGCGATGAAGAAGGCAACACGAGCTCGATCCTGACCTTGCAGGGCAAGGAGGCCGGCGAACTCGGACGCATCCTCGCGCACGGCGAGGTCCCGGAGGAGGATCCGCGCAAGCAACTCCTGCTCGACGAGTTCAGCCTGGAATGGGTGAAGCTGGACGGGGATTCCGCACTCGTCGGCAAGACCCTGATCAGCTCCGACGTGCGCGCGCGCACCGGTGTGAGTGTGATCGCGTTGCTGCGCGAAGGAGGCTCGCTGCTGAACCCGCCGCCGGAAACCAGTTTCGAAGCCGACGATACGGCGGTGATCATCGGTCGACGGGATCAGGTCGACCGTTTTCTCGAGACCTTCTCGCCTCCCCGCGACACCCCCTAG
- a CDS encoding cation:proton antiporter — MEGHLFQFALLFGVLGLAATASIWLRFPVVPLYIASGLALGTVIETNEVVEFLGSLGIVFLLFSMGLEFSVGSVAQTPRRFALAGGIDLIFNFPIGLLAGLALGWGWIESLFLAGILYMSSSAVVAKCIADFSRATRPETETILGIMVFEDLAIAGYLLLLNALAIGGSQSMDMIDYAVSLLSALVFVGVLVIVLTRKLQEPLARMLATRTDESFTLLLFAFVLLVASAAIAVNLSEAIGAFLAGVVLGSTELKERAASTLHPFQTLFAALFFVSFGMGIETASMVAVAAPAIVLILLGIATKSVGGYLAGRAAGHTPAQSAVVGLSLVPKGEFSILIAGLAAGVAHEGSDIVALTVMYVFALSIIGPVAMREADRIWKAIT; from the coding sequence TTGGAAGGACACCTCTTCCAGTTTGCGCTCCTGTTCGGGGTTCTCGGTCTCGCCGCAACAGCGTCGATCTGGCTGCGCTTCCCCGTCGTTCCGCTGTACATCGCTTCGGGGTTGGCACTCGGCACGGTAATCGAGACGAACGAAGTCGTGGAGTTCCTGGGCTCGCTGGGCATCGTCTTCCTGCTGTTCTCTATGGGGCTGGAATTCTCCGTCGGTTCGGTGGCGCAGACCCCTCGGCGCTTCGCACTGGCCGGCGGAATCGACCTGATCTTCAACTTCCCGATCGGATTGCTGGCGGGCCTGGCCCTGGGCTGGGGCTGGATCGAGTCCCTGTTCCTGGCGGGGATTCTGTACATGAGTTCGAGCGCGGTGGTCGCCAAATGCATCGCCGACTTCAGCCGCGCCACCCGGCCCGAAACCGAAACGATTCTGGGAATCATGGTCTTCGAAGATCTGGCCATCGCCGGCTATCTGCTATTGCTCAACGCACTGGCGATCGGCGGCTCACAGTCCATGGACATGATTGACTACGCCGTGTCGCTGCTCTCGGCGCTGGTTTTCGTAGGCGTGCTCGTCATCGTATTGACCCGAAAGCTGCAGGAGCCACTCGCGCGCATGCTCGCGACGCGCACCGACGAGAGCTTCACCCTATTGCTGTTCGCCTTCGTCCTTCTGGTGGCCTCCGCGGCCATCGCCGTCAATCTTTCTGAAGCGATCGGCGCCTTTCTGGCCGGTGTCGTACTCGGCAGTACCGAACTCAAGGAACGGGCGGCGAGCACCCTGCATCCGTTCCAGACACTGTTTGCCGCACTGTTCTTCGTTTCCTTCGGCATGGGCATCGAGACCGCCAGCATGGTCGCCGTCGCGGCACCGGCGATCGTCCTGATCCTGCTCGGCATCGCCACGAAGTCGGTGGGCGGTTATCTGGCGGGTCGAGCTGCGGGACACACCCCTGCGCAATCTGCTGTCGTGGGCCTTTCCCTCGTGCCAAAGGGCGAGTTCTCGATTCTGATCGCGGGGCTTGCTGCGGGTGTCGCACACGAAGGATCGGACATCGTGGCCCTGACGGTGATGTACGTGTTTGCACTCTCGATCATCGGTCCCGTGGCGATGCGCGAGGCGGATCGCATCTGGAAGGCAATTACCTAG
- a CDS encoding BolA family transcriptional regulator, giving the protein MPLSSWLYARKNRRTRTSCARARGFRECATLHVFSGFTRERCVRLSTSNPEELGRKRVARIESVLGDAFAPTVLRIEDESHQHRGHAGARGGGGHFNVTIVSEAFRDRNRVSRHRMVYDVLRAELGSEIHALSVKAMTDDEAPS; this is encoded by the coding sequence ATGCCTCTCTCCTCGTGGTTGTATGCGAGGAAGAACCGGCGAACCCGGACAAGTTGCGCGCGCGCTCGAGGTTTCCGCGAGTGCGCTACCCTGCACGTCTTCAGCGGTTTCACTCGCGAAAGGTGCGTCCGATTGTCGACGAGCAATCCAGAAGAACTCGGAAGGAAGCGTGTTGCGCGCATTGAAAGCGTTCTTGGCGACGCGTTTGCGCCAACCGTTCTGCGCATCGAAGACGAGAGCCACCAGCACCGCGGGCACGCGGGTGCAAGAGGAGGTGGCGGTCACTTCAACGTGACGATCGTCTCAGAAGCCTTCCGCGATCGAAATCGCGTCTCTCGCCACCGGATGGTGTACGACGTGTTGCGCGCGGAACTCGGAAGCGAGATCCACGCCTTGTCTGTAAAGGCGATGACGGACGACGAAGCTCCGAGCTGA
- a CDS encoding flagellar motor protein: MVTTLIGIAIGIACIAGGHLLEGGSIASVSQLTAAVIVVGGTLGAVIAQFPAEDLKRAVRQLRLVVTEIGRPPVSLVEGIVKLARISRRHGLLALEGEAARFQDPFLTQAVQALVDGHDPVALRNMLEMAIEQDEMLREPGPRFFEAAGGYAPTLGILGAVLGLIQVMENLADPSKLGSGIAVAFVSTVYGVGTANLIFLPIAGKMKTQIEAESLRKEMILEGVCAIREGVNPLEIEKHLLHYVGAEPKSENSKGKTQRGKRR, from the coding sequence ATCGTGACGACTCTGATCGGGATTGCGATCGGAATCGCGTGCATCGCCGGGGGACACCTCCTCGAAGGCGGGAGCATCGCCTCGGTGTCACAACTGACCGCTGCCGTCATCGTGGTAGGCGGAACCCTCGGCGCCGTGATTGCCCAGTTTCCCGCTGAAGACCTGAAGCGCGCCGTTCGCCAGCTTCGTCTCGTGGTCACCGAGATTGGGCGGCCACCGGTCTCGCTCGTCGAGGGAATCGTCAAACTCGCGCGCATCTCTCGGCGTCACGGCTTGCTGGCCCTGGAAGGCGAGGCGGCCCGATTCCAGGATCCCTTCCTGACCCAGGCGGTTCAGGCGCTCGTCGATGGCCACGATCCAGTCGCGCTTCGCAACATGCTCGAGATGGCGATCGAGCAGGACGAGATGCTCAGAGAACCGGGACCGCGTTTTTTCGAAGCAGCGGGTGGCTACGCACCGACTCTGGGCATCCTGGGAGCGGTGCTCGGCTTGATCCAGGTAATGGAGAACCTGGCGGATCCCTCGAAACTCGGATCGGGAATCGCCGTGGCCTTCGTTTCGACCGTCTACGGGGTCGGCACCGCGAACCTGATCTTCCTGCCGATCGCCGGAAAGATGAAGACCCAGATCGAAGCAGAATCCCTGCGCAAGGAAATGATCCTGGAAGGCGTCTGCGCAATTCGCGAAGGCGTGAACCCGCTGGAGATCGAGAAGCACCTGCTTCACTACGTCGGTGCGGAGCCCAAATCCGAGAATTCGAAGGGCAAGACGCAGCGGGGAAAGCGCCGCTGA
- a CDS encoding OmpA family protein, producing the protein MARRRPKNTSSGTQDRWILSYADFITLLFAFFTTLYAMSVTDVKKAERLAESLRASFGDAVVDSGVARPGVFETAALDELGPAGNGISTEHQEVEEERRMEVLGNRVNEIAKTTGDPDGIRVRQSEEGLVISLADTFFFDSGERRISAKAVETIHRVSEMLSGIPNHVRIEGHTDDAKVSSRVYRSNWHLSVLRAVEVLSVFERAGISAYRLSAAGFADQRPMVSNTTLAGRKMNRRVDIVVLRAANEERGA; encoded by the coding sequence ATGGCACGCCGCAGACCCAAGAACACTTCGAGTGGAACGCAGGATCGCTGGATCCTCTCCTACGCCGACTTCATCACGTTGTTGTTTGCGTTCTTCACCACGCTGTACGCGATGTCAGTGACCGACGTAAAGAAAGCGGAACGCCTGGCAGAGTCGTTGCGCGCGTCCTTCGGCGACGCCGTCGTCGATTCGGGAGTCGCGCGGCCGGGTGTATTTGAAACGGCCGCACTCGACGAACTGGGTCCGGCCGGCAATGGCATCAGCACCGAGCACCAGGAAGTCGAGGAAGAACGCCGCATGGAGGTGCTCGGCAACCGCGTGAACGAGATCGCGAAAACCACCGGCGATCCCGACGGTATTCGCGTGCGTCAGAGCGAAGAAGGCCTGGTCATCAGTCTGGCCGACACCTTCTTCTTCGATTCGGGGGAAAGGCGTATCTCGGCGAAGGCCGTAGAGACGATCCATCGCGTGTCCGAAATGCTGTCCGGAATTCCGAATCATGTGCGCATCGAAGGACACACCGACGACGCCAAGGTATCGAGCCGAGTCTATCGCTCGAACTGGCACCTGTCCGTACTGCGCGCAGTCGAAGTCCTGTCGGTATTTGAACGGGCTGGAATTTCCGCCTACCGGCTCTCCGCGGCGGGCTTTGCCGACCAGCGACCCATGGTGTCCAACACGACGCTAGCGGGGCGAAAGATGAATCGGCGCGTAGACATCGTGGTCTTGCGCGCCGCAAACGAGGAGCGAGGCGCATGA
- a CDS encoding protein meaA has translation MSDRPWIFRTYSGHSTAEASNRLYRSNLAKGQTGLSVAFDLPTQTGYDADHPLAAGEVGKVGVPISSIEDMLTLFQDIPLDQMNTSMTINAPAAWLLALYIASAERLGIARDALSGTTQNDIVKEYLSRGTYIFPPQVSMRLTKEIIEFTVDEVPRWNPINICSYHLQEVGATPVQEISFALANAMSVLDSIGLPAERMPAVFGRISFFCNSGIRFIEEICKVRAFTRMWDRIGLERYGVEDPKMRRFRYGVQVNSLGLTENQPENNIPRIVLEALGVTLSRDARCRALQLPAWNEAMGLPRPWDQQWSLRIQQILAHETDVLENEDIFEGSVVIERNVAAMEEAAWKEIERIQEMGGAVVAVESGYLKRQLVESNARRVADIESGERTVVGVNSLQDGEPSPLTQGASGGILSVDESAEREQLERLNTHRARRSQADVDSALAELREAVQNGENVMPPSIRCAHAGVTTGEWADTLRQIFGEYRAPTGVDAPLRLAESDRISQLRRRVDEVSAQLGRRLKALVGKPGLDGHSSGAEQIAIFARDAGLEVVYEGIRLTPDEILTSAQQEGVHLIGLSILSGSHLSLVPEIARRAEIPVVVGGIIPEEDAAKLRAEGVAAVYTPRDFDVGRIIAEMVEIVAEANGIA, from the coding sequence ATGAGCGACCGCCCCTGGATTTTTCGCACGTATTCCGGCCATTCCACCGCCGAAGCCTCCAATCGCCTTTACAGGTCCAACCTGGCCAAGGGTCAGACGGGCCTGTCGGTCGCCTTCGATCTTCCGACCCAGACCGGATACGACGCCGACCACCCGCTGGCCGCGGGCGAGGTCGGCAAAGTCGGAGTGCCGATCAGCTCGATCGAAGACATGCTGACGCTGTTTCAGGACATCCCCCTGGATCAGATGAACACGTCGATGACGATCAATGCCCCGGCCGCCTGGCTGCTCGCTCTGTACATCGCCAGCGCCGAGCGGCTCGGTATCGCCCGGGATGCGCTTTCGGGTACGACGCAGAACGATATCGTCAAGGAGTATCTCTCGCGCGGGACGTACATCTTTCCTCCACAGGTTTCGATGCGCCTCACAAAGGAGATCATCGAGTTCACCGTCGACGAAGTACCGCGCTGGAACCCGATCAATATCTGCTCCTATCACCTGCAGGAAGTCGGAGCCACACCGGTTCAGGAGATCTCCTTCGCGCTGGCCAATGCCATGTCGGTGCTCGACTCGATCGGGCTTCCCGCCGAGCGTATGCCCGCGGTCTTCGGCCGGATCTCGTTCTTCTGCAACTCCGGCATCCGCTTCATCGAAGAAATCTGCAAGGTGCGCGCATTCACGCGCATGTGGGATCGTATCGGTCTCGAGCGTTACGGCGTCGAAGATCCGAAGATGCGTCGCTTCCGCTACGGAGTTCAGGTGAATTCGCTGGGACTCACCGAGAACCAGCCCGAAAACAATATTCCGCGCATCGTACTCGAAGCTCTGGGCGTGACGCTCTCGCGTGATGCGCGCTGCCGTGCGCTACAACTCCCCGCCTGGAATGAAGCCATGGGGCTGCCGCGCCCCTGGGATCAACAGTGGTCGCTGCGCATCCAGCAGATCCTCGCTCACGAGACCGACGTGCTCGAGAACGAAGACATCTTCGAAGGCTCCGTCGTCATCGAGCGAAACGTGGCCGCCATGGAAGAAGCCGCCTGGAAGGAGATCGAGCGCATCCAGGAAATGGGCGGGGCTGTAGTCGCGGTCGAATCGGGTTATCTGAAGCGACAACTGGTTGAGTCGAATGCCCGGCGTGTTGCAGACATCGAGTCAGGCGAGCGCACCGTGGTAGGCGTGAACAGTCTGCAAGACGGCGAGCCTTCCCCGCTGACCCAAGGTGCCAGCGGTGGAATCCTGAGTGTCGATGAATCCGCAGAGCGCGAACAGTTGGAACGACTGAACACCCATCGCGCCAGGCGCAGTCAGGCCGACGTAGACAGCGCTCTGGCGGAACTACGCGAAGCCGTGCAGAACGGCGAGAATGTGATGCCGCCCTCGATTCGCTGTGCCCATGCAGGCGTGACTACGGGCGAGTGGGCCGACACGCTGCGCCAGATCTTCGGCGAATACCGCGCTCCGACCGGTGTCGACGCACCACTGCGACTCGCGGAAAGCGATCGCATCAGCCAGTTGCGAAGACGGGTGGACGAGGTCTCCGCTCAACTGGGTCGCAGGCTCAAGGCGCTCGTCGGCAAACCGGGACTCGACGGACATTCCAGTGGAGCGGAACAGATCGCCATCTTTGCGCGCGACGCGGGTCTGGAAGTGGTCTACGAAGGCATCCGGCTCACGCCCGACGAAATCCTGACGTCGGCCCAACAGGAGGGTGTCCACTTGATCGGCCTGTCGATCCTGTCGGGATCTCATCTTTCACTGGTACCGGAGATCGCGCGCCGCGCCGAGATCCCGGTCGTCGTCGGCGGCATCATACCCGAGGAGGACGCGGCCAAGCTGCGCGCCGAAGGGGTGGCAGCCGTGTACACACCGCGCGACTTCGACGTCGGGCGAATCATCGCCGAGATGGTCGAGATCGTCGCCGAGGCCAACGGCATTGCCTGA
- the pyrE gene encoding orotate phosphoribosyltransferase has translation MGRKETMNAADYARLLKEIGAVELRTDPKQWFTWASGKRSPIYCDNRILMSCLEERRIIASALAEAVRTRFPDVQVLAGTATAGIPHAAWVAEILDLPMVYVRGSAKEHGKQKQVEGRPLSGERVVVIEDLVSLGGSAISAIEALQREGGKVIGLQAIFTYGFAAADEKFEKIGVPWQTITSYEALLSTLDIDEATSKILLDWRDQ, from the coding sequence ATGGGTCGGAAGGAAACGATGAACGCCGCGGATTACGCAAGGCTTCTCAAAGAGATCGGGGCCGTCGAACTTCGCACCGATCCAAAGCAGTGGTTCACATGGGCTTCGGGAAAGCGCTCGCCGATCTACTGCGACAATCGCATTCTCATGTCTTGTCTGGAGGAGCGACGCATCATCGCCTCGGCGCTTGCCGAAGCCGTGCGCACGCGTTTCCCCGATGTTCAGGTGCTCGCCGGTACCGCGACGGCCGGAATTCCGCACGCGGCCTGGGTCGCGGAAATCCTCGATCTGCCCATGGTCTACGTGCGCGGCAGTGCCAAGGAACACGGCAAACAGAAACAGGTCGAAGGTCGCCCGCTCTCGGGTGAACGCGTGGTCGTGATCGAAGATCTGGTCTCGCTCGGGGGCAGTGCAATCAGCGCGATTGAGGCACTACAACGGGAAGGTGGCAAGGTGATCGGTCTGCAAGCGATCTTCACCTACGGCTTTGCCGCCGCGGACGAGAAGTTCGAAAAGATCGGCGTGCCCTGGCAGACCATCACGAGTTACGAAGCCCTGCTCTCGACGCTGGACATCGACGAAGCTACGTCGAAAATCCTGCTCGACTGGCGAGACCAGTAA
- a CDS encoding cob(I)yrinic acid a,c-diamide adenosyltransferase yields MKVYTKGGDTGETSLFGGERVRKNALRVQAFGEIDELNAVLGLARSAIGEADLDKQIRVLQTSLFDLGGELATPGADVREGQGKLVSRVNQEDVDEIEGWIDAFETELEPLVNFILPGGDRGAAFLHLARTVCRRAERRVVELSENEAVDEVVLRYLNRLSDLLFMMARVANRRAGVEESQWVGRKR; encoded by the coding sequence ATGAAGGTGTACACAAAAGGGGGCGATACCGGCGAGACCTCGCTCTTCGGTGGAGAACGTGTGCGCAAGAATGCGCTGCGCGTCCAGGCCTTCGGCGAGATCGACGAGTTGAACGCCGTTCTCGGACTGGCTCGAAGCGCGATCGGCGAGGCCGATCTGGACAAGCAGATCCGAGTCTTGCAGACATCGCTGTTCGATCTGGGAGGAGAACTGGCCACTCCGGGTGCGGATGTTCGCGAGGGGCAGGGCAAGCTCGTATCTCGTGTGAATCAGGAGGACGTGGACGAGATCGAAGGCTGGATCGACGCTTTCGAGACCGAACTCGAACCGCTGGTGAATTTCATCCTGCCCGGAGGAGATCGAGGTGCGGCCTTCCTTCATCTGGCGAGAACCGTCTGCCGCCGGGCGGAACGCCGCGTGGTCGAGTTGAGCGAGAACGAAGCCGTCGACGAGGTCGTTTTGCGCTATCTGAATCGGCTGTCGGATCTATTGTTCATGATGGCGCGAGTTGCGAATCGCCGCGCGGGTGTCGAGGAATCTCAATGGGTCGGAAGGAAACGATGA